The Chitinophaga pinensis DSM 2588 region AGATGTACGATTGCCTACTTTTAATTCCTGTTTGGTATAACCGATAAAGGAAAATTCGAGTACGGCATTTTCATCAGGTACCTGTAAAGACCAGGAGCCATCAGTGCCAGTACTTGTACCATTAGAAGTACCTTTTACAAGTACGGTTACACCCGGTATCGGCTGACCTTTGTCATCAGTTACAGTACCTCTTACAGGGATTGCCGCAGGTGCTGCTACTGCCAGTGTTTCCGCCAGCTGTGCAGATGTATTTTCACCGGCAGGAACGGGTGCATCGGCAGGTTCATCATCCTGAGAAAATACGATATAGAAACTGTCACCCATCTTCTTATAGCGAAGCTTATTGGGACCGGTGATGTTTTTCAATTCTTCTTCCAGTGAAGATTGTTTTGTGTTTTCCACATGTGACAACTGCAATTTTGCGAGATTGCTTTTGTACATGAAGTGCACATTATATTTTACTTCAAGCCCATCCAGCACATTTTTCAATGACTTTGTCTGTGATCTTTCAAGAGGGCGTAGGGGTTTTCCCAGCGAGGCCAGGTCCTGCCCTTCTGCTGGCATATGGCAATAGCATGCCATGCCCATAGCAGCCATAAAGGCACTAATGAACTTGTTCATGAGATTTAAATTTGAGTGATTACCTCTGCTGCGGTCACTGCCTGCCGTTGTACACCAGCCAGCAGTTTTTACTGCATTTTGTTTTTACTATTTAGTTTCCTTCTCAATAATGACACTGTTGTCAACATGGCTCACCTTCAGGTGAAATAGTTGCGAAAGCCCTCCCAGCAACATATCAATCTGTTGTCCCGGTACAGTTCCTGTGAATCGTTGCTGTAACAAAGCAGCATCTCTGATCTCTACAGTTACGCCATAGGTGTCTTCTAACAATTGTGCCAGTTCCGCGAAGCTGGCGTTTTCAAAATGAAGATTGTTTGTTTTCCAGGATGAATAGCTTTGTGCGTTGGTGTTCTTCCTGACTTTTGTGCGCACCTGTTCTTTGTATTCAACAAGATCTCCCGGTTGCATAATGATCGCATCTTCCGGTGTTCTACTGTTGTGCAGCTTTACCTTTCCGCTGTTCAGCACTACCTGCATACGACCATGACGATCTACGAGGTTAAAGCTGGTACCCAGTACTTCCACATCCATTTCACTGGCGGTGTGTACCATAAATGAGCGGGGAACAGCAGATGGTTTGATGGAGAAAAAAGCCTCTCCTTCTACCCATACTTCACGATTACTGTTACCATCCCATTTACCGGCATAGCGTAAGGTACTGTTGCCATTCAGTGTCACGACCGACTGATCGGGCAATACGACAGTACGTACTTCTCCGTAAGCTGTTTGAAAAACAGTAGCGCGATGACTACCGAACATTCTCCATCCGCCATAGACGAGCAGTATCGAGCCCGATAACATGGCAGCCACTTTGAGACCTGTAAACCGGCGGTTCCGGCGATGCCGTAACTGTTCCTGACCTGTAGTATCCAGTATGCGCTGGTAAAGGTCTGCCGCCTGTGATGTAGACATAAGCATATCTGGTTTTTCACTATCCAGTTCCTGCGTCATGGCAGTTTCCAGATATTCCCGTCCTTCGGGCGTGGTAAACCATTCCAGTACTCTTTCGTATTCTTCAGGAGTACATTGGTTGTGCTCATACTTATGTAGCAGACTTTGGTCGAATAGCTCCATAATGTGGATTACAGTGATAAAATCAACGAGTAAATAGTTACGTCTGTATAATACTACACCTGGGAAAATGAAAAGTATTATACCGGCAGAAAAAAAATTTAAAAAAAGATAACAAGGAGAATAACCAGGCCGAAGAGGGTACTCATCATGATCTTGAGGACGTGGCGCAGGGCTTTGCTGGCCTGGGCATATTGAAATTTGACGGTATTGATGGACAAACCGAGTTTTTCCGCTACTTCTTCATTACTCAGTCCTTCATAGGAACGGAGGCGGAAGATCTTTTTCTTCTGGGCAGACAAACTTTCAACGGCGCGTTCTACCACCTTTCTGTAATCATTCAATATAACGGTGGATTCCGTGTCACGATGATCAGCAGCAGCATTGTATAATAGTTCGTATTGTTTGGAAAGGCTACGTTTATGATCCCGGATAAGGTTCAGTACATGAAATTTCAGGCATTTAAAGAGAAAATTACGAACGCCCTGTACCGGATCAAGTTCTTCCCGGTGTACCCAGACTTTTACAAAAGCTTCATGCACAGCATCTTCAGCAGCCGTATCGCTTTTCAGGTATTTATAGGCAGTACCATACAGTAACTGATGATAGGTAGCGTATAATTCCTCAAAAGCGGTATGATCACTATTGCGCAGGCGTGCTGCCAGCCGTTGGTCGTTATTAATAAAATGCGTTAACACAAATCTGTCCCCTCTTGGTAGTGCTGTTTTGGTTTTCAAAAACGTGTTAACCGAAATTAGGATATGCTGTTCTTTAAAAGGCATGTTAAATTACCACATTAAGGTACTTTTTTACCATATGTAATTTTTAGGCGGAATATTTAAGCTGATTTACTATCAGTTAGGCCAGTTTCCCTCCTGAAATAAGGAAGGTGGTGCTATCAGCGCAATAACAGGCTCAGATATTCGGGACAAGTTATAGATAAGCCGTAGATAACCCGTAGATAAGGGGTTATCTCCCATATACAGATGATATACAACGCCTTAAAAGAAATAGTAGCAATGGGCTTAAAATATTATCAGTCCCCCTGGTTTTGGAATAAGAACCGATTCCTGCCCGGTGAATTTTGCTTAATTTGCTGTCTGAATTTTTAACGCCATTGATTTCACAGAATACCATACAACAGATACTCAGCCGGATTGACATTGTGGAGATAGTAGGCAATTTCGTGAAACTGAAAAAGCGCGGCGCCAACTATCTGGGACTTTGTCCGTTCCATAATGAGAAGAGCCCTTCCTTCACTGTTACTCCCAGCAAGGAGATATTCAAGTGTTTTGGTTGCGGACAGAGCGGGAATGCCATTAAGTTCATCATGGAGCATGAGAAGTATTCTTATGTGGAAGCACTGCGCTGGCTGGCGCAGAAATATGATGTTCCGATTGAAGAAACAGAGGTAAGTCCGGAAGTCAGACAGCAGCAGCTGATGGCTGACAGCCTCTACATCATCAATAATTTCGCACGCGAATACTTTTCCAATACCCTTTTCAATACAGAAGAAGGTCAGAATGTCGGGCTAAGTTACTTTGAGGAACGCGGTTTTACACAGGAGACCATCCGCAAGTTTCAGCTGGGTTACAGTCTGAACACCTGGGATGCTTTTACTAAAACCGCCCTTGCCAAAGGTTATAATCTTGATTACCTTCAGAAAACAGGGCTGGTCACCGTCAGGAATGAGCAACCCGGCGATAACTACCGTGGTCGTGTGATCTTCCCCATCCATAACCAGAGCGGAAAGGTATTGGGATTTGGCGCCCGTATCCTGGTTAAAAACGACCGTGCGCCGAAGTATGTCAACTCACCAGAGAACGAGATCTACGTTAAAAACCGGGTACTGTATGGTACTTACTTTGCCCGGCACGCGATTGATAAACTGAATGAGTGTCTGCTCGTAGAAGGTTATACGGACGTCGTCTCCCTGCATCAGGCGGGTATTGAGAACGTGGTGGCGTCCAGCGGCACCTCCCTTACGCAGCACCAGCTCAGGCTCATTAAGAAATATACCAACAACCTCACCATCCTTTTTGACGGGGACAATGCGGGCGTAAAAGCGGCATTGAGAGGCCTGGATATGGCCATCGAGGAAGGCCTGAACGTAAAACTCGTTTTAATCCCCGATAAGGAGGATCCGGACAGTTACGTACAGAAGATAGGTGCAGACGCTTTTCGTGAGTTTATTGCCAATAATAAGCAGGATTTCGTACTGTTCAAGCTACAGATCTCCATGCAGGAGGCAGGCAATGACAGTAGCCGTAAATCACAGCTGGTAAATGAGATCGCGGAGACCATTTCCAAGATCGATAAAACGGAGGACTTCACCAGGCAACAGGATTACATCCGTCAGTGTAGTCAGTTGCTGAAGATCGACGAACAGGGGCTTATTAACCTGGTCAATAAATTCATCCGCGAGCGTTTCCAGAAGAAAGAGCAGCAATTCAACCGGGAGAACAATAATAATAACAATGCTGCTCCTGCCATGGACGACGATCTGTCTCCGGAGGCCATTGCCGCTATGGAGGCGATGGAAAATGGCGGGGAACCGGCAGTTAACTTCTTCAATCCGGATGAAAAGCAGGAAAGAGAATTAGTGAAGATACTCCTGCGTTTTGGCGACAAACCTTTCAGTGAGGAAGATCAGAGTACGGTGGCAGATTACATTTTCCACCTTCCCTATGATTTTGAATCACTGGCGGATAATGAAATGGTGAAACGTATACTGCGGGAATACAAAGTGATGTATGACCAGGATAGTCTGCCGGATAAAAAATGGTTCCTCTATCACAATGATCAGGAAGTGGCAACGCTGGTAGTGGCTATTATGGAAGATAAGGAAGCTGAGCTTAGCACTGCCTGGAAAGATAAGTTTGAGATTGATACCGTGTATGGTGATAATGCTTATCTGAAAGATACTATCTCTACTACGAATTACCTGATTTTAAGAAAGATCCGGAAGATGATCATGGAGAATCAGCAGGAGATGGAGCGATCTACTGTATTTGAAGACCAGATCAAATGTATCGAGATGCACAAGCACCTGAAAGTACTGGAAAACGAACTGACACAGGGACTGGGAACGGTTATTTTCAGATAAGTTTTCCCGACTGGTATCATATAAAGCGAATGGCCTGGCTATGTAGTCAGGCCATTCGCTTTATACGATATTACTTTGTCAAAGTAATGAAATTGATTAATGTTCTCTTTCCCACACCTGGAAGGTCAGGGCATGCGCATGTTTTTCATCTTTTTCATGCCTTTCATTCTTTACCAGTTTCCATCCTCTCGGATCGAATTCAGGGAAATAGGTATCTCCTTGTACTGTCGCATGTACACGCGTCAGGTAAACTCTGTCTACTATAGATAAAGCCATTTTGAAGATCTCACCACCACCGGTCACGAAGATTTCTTCTGTACCAAAGGTTTTAGCCTTTTCGATACCTGCTTCCAGGGAAGGCACGATGTGCAGTCCTTCGGCAGTATAGTCTTTCTGACGGGTGATCATGATATTAGGTCTTCCCGGCAATACTCTTCCCAGTTCTTCGAAAGACTTACGACCCATTACGATAGGTTTCCCCATCGTTGTATCCTTAAAGTATTTCATATCAACCGGTAAATGCCAGGGCAGGTGATTATTGATCCCTATTACATTATTTTCAGAAGCCGCAACGATTATAGAAAGTGTCAAGCAGTAAACATTTAGAATTAATAAAGTGATATCTCCGGTCCTCTTATATGGCTACAGGCGCCTTGATATGAGGGTGATGCTGATAGTTCAGCAGTTCAAAGTCTTCAAATTTGAAGCCGAATATATCTTTTACCGCCGGATTAATCTTCAGTACAGGCAGTTCAAATGGCTGACGGCTGAGTTGCAGTTTCGCCTGTTCCATGTGATTGCTATATAGGTGTACGTCTCCGAAAGTATGTACAAAATCGCCTGGTTCCAGATCACATACCTGCGCCATCATCATCGTGAGGATTGCATAGGAAGCGATATTGAAAGGTACGCCGAGGAATACGTCCGCACTACGCTGATACAGCTGACAGCTCAGACGGCCTTCTGCCACGTAGAACTGGAACAGACAGTGGCAGGGACTCAGCGCCATATCTGGCAGGTCGCCCACGTTCCAGGCATTCACGATGATCCTGCGGGAATCAGGGTTATTCTTGATCGTTTTTACTGCTTCTGTGATCTGATCGATCACTTTGCCGTCTTTGGTTTCCCAACTACGCCATTGTTTACCATAAACTGGTCCCAGGTCTCCATTTTCATCTGCCCATTCATCCCATATGCTCACACCATGATCTTTCAGGTATTTGATATTGGTATCACCGTTCAGAAACCATAATAATTCATATATGATGGATTTCAGGTGCACCTTTTTGGTGGTGACCATGGGGAAGCCTTCCTGTAAGTTAAATCTGAGCTGGGCGCCAAAGCAGCTGGTTGTGCCTGTACCGGTACGGTCTGTTTTCACACTGCCTTGATCTATAATATGTTGGAGTAGTTTAAGGTATTGTTCCATGGAACAAAGTAACGAAAATTTTGCCTTTACCTTATTTTACGCGGACATATTTGGTCGAACAAAAGTCAAGACAATATGTGTTGTCGAGGAATAATGTATCTTTTGTCAACCGGTGAATAATAAAATTACCGATCTGCGCCTGTGGTTGTGAAGCTTTATACAGGTTTAACAGGGTATCCCTGGAGTCGCTGTCAGGATGTATGATATTTAACTGGTAGGTATCATATATCATCTGTGTCGAGACAAATAAGCCATTAAAAGAAAAGGTAATATGGTCTTTCTCTGTAACAGGTTCCCATCGCAATGGTCCACCGGTAACTGTCAGAAAAGATACGGCTTCCCATTCGCCCTGCAAGTTGGCTACTGTTTTTGGTAGTAAAGCATCATCTACCTGATGTTCGTTCTTATCTTTTTTACAGGCAATAAAGGCTAGGGTCATAGCAACAGCCATGAACAGTACAGCATTTTTCATAACATTAATATTTATCTGATTTTATGGAAATTCGTGCCTCACCCTAATCAACGCTTCTGGTTGAATTAAAAAAGCGTCTCACAACAGTTGTATATACTGTCATGAAACGCTCTTCATATTGGAAAGTTACAACGTCTGATAAAATTCCTAAATACCTCTGCGCTTTCTCTCCTTGCGGATAAGACCTAATTCTCTGCCTACCTGACCGGAGATAGAGGTATTTTCCTGTGCACGGCGGAGGAGGTACGGCATTACGTCTTTTACCGGACCATAAGGCAGGTATTTGGATACATGATAACCGGCATGTGCCAGGTTAAAGGTGATGTTATCGCTCATACCCAGGAGCTGGGAAAAGCTGACATGTGGGTGATTGTGTGGCAGTTCCTGCTGGTGTAACAGACTAGCAGCCAGCATACTGCTTTGTTCATTATGTGTACCGACAAATACAGCCAGCTTATCAAGACGCTCCATACAGAAGGTCACAGCGGCATTGTAGTCACGGTCGGTAGCTTCTTTATCCGGCTGGATCGGAGAAGGGTAGCCCATCTCTTCCGCACGTTTACGCTCTTTTTCCATGTAAGCGCCTCTTACCAGTTTAGCTCCGAGCAGGTAGCCCTGCTGCTGTGCCTTCTCGAAAGAACGTTTAAGAAAGGCCAGTCTGTCGTGGCGGTACATCTGGAAAGTATTATATACAATGGCATTCGTTGTATTGAACTGTGCCATCAGTTCTTCAGTCAGGTCATCTACCGGCTGCTGGATCCAGGATTCTTCCGCATCAATCAGCAGACCCACCTTATGTTTAGCGGCAGTCGCGGCGATCGTTTGTATACGCTGGCGTACCCTTGCATACTCTGCTGCCTCTTCAGGCGTCAGGGTTTCGTTGGCATGGAGTTTTTCCAGCAGACTAAAGCGGGCAAAGCCGGTCACTTTAATAGCGATAAAAGGAATGTTGGGATTACCTGCGGCATATTCGATCGCGCGAACGAACTCAGGTACCGCATGGTCATAGTTTTCCTCCCCTTCCATGGCTTCAACACCATAATCCAGTGCTACACCAACGTGGAATTTACCCAGTGAGCTGGCTGTAGCAGCAGCCTCCTGGAGGTTTTCGCCTCCGCAGAACTGGCTGAAGATGGTGCTACGGATCAGTCCCTTAATAGGTAATCCGATTTTCAGGGCAAACGGTGTCACCGCTGCTCCCACTTTCACCAGCCAGGGCTTACCTATATTGGTAAACAGGAAGTCAGCTTTTTTTAATGCTTTGTCTGTCTTTGATTCAAAAGCTATGGCGGTATTCTCGAATGATAATGATAGCTGCTTTTCCATGGGCCGCAAAGTTATCGTACGGCGGGATTTCAGCAAAAATGATCTGGGAACTATAACAATTCGATTACAATCGTTTCGAAAACATCTAACGAAAATCTCTCTTTCTTAGAGAAATCATCCAAGAAATTACCCTTATTTAAACTCAATAAAGCTACCTTCCTATATTTTTTCTTTAATTTTATATCTTCATCAAAATCAGTATTCCCAGTGCCTTCCAATCAGCAGCATTCTTTAACCCGCCGGACAGCGGGCTTTTTCGTACTTATTATACTTTGTTCAGGGACGTTTCTGTTTTCCTGTAAACAAGGCAAAAAAACAGTTTTAGGTGGATTTCAGGAAGCCGGGGTACAATATACCACTTATGAGGGCGCCATCGGAGAACGCAAGAAAGTCACTTTACCAGGCGGAATAAGCGTTATTTTAAATAGTCATTCCCGTCTGCTTGTACCACCGGATTTCACGACAAACCATACTCTTTTACTGGACGGGGAGGCTTATTTTGATACGACAGCATTCCCGCTGACTGTCAAGACCAATATCCTGGTAATGACGGCAAAGACACCTGCAGCTTTTAAGATCCGTTGTTTTGAAGCGCAGCAGGGCGCGACAGCTTATGTTTTAAAAGGAGAAGTAGAAGTGAAGAAGTCTTACCATTCCAAAACAGATACCCTGCCGGAGTCATTAGCTATCGGCAATATGGTACTGGCGAACAAAGAGATCGATCTCATGGAAA contains the following coding sequences:
- a CDS encoding FecR family protein, which gives rise to MELFDQSLLHKYEHNQCTPEEYERVLEWFTTPEGREYLETAMTQELDSEKPDMLMSTSQAADLYQRILDTTGQEQLRHRRNRRFTGLKVAAMLSGSILLVYGGWRMFGSHRATVFQTAYGEVRTVVLPDQSVVTLNGNSTLRYAGKWDGNSNREVWVEGEAFFSIKPSAVPRSFMVHTASEMDVEVLGTSFNLVDRHGRMQVVLNSGKVKLHNSRTPEDAIIMQPGDLVEYKEQVRTKVRKNTNAQSYSSWKTNNLHFENASFAELAQLLEDTYGVTVEIRDAALLQQRFTGTVPGQQIDMLLGGLSQLFHLKVSHVDNSVIIEKETK
- a CDS encoding RNA polymerase sigma factor, which translates into the protein MKTKTALPRGDRFVLTHFINNDQRLAARLRNSDHTAFEELYATYHQLLYGTAYKYLKSDTAAEDAVHEAFVKVWVHREELDPVQGVRNFLFKCLKFHVLNLIRDHKRSLSKQYELLYNAAADHRDTESTVILNDYRKVVERAVESLSAQKKKIFRLRSYEGLSNEEVAEKLGLSINTVKFQYAQASKALRHVLKIMMSTLFGLVILLVIFF
- the dnaG gene encoding DNA primase, yielding MISQNTIQQILSRIDIVEIVGNFVKLKKRGANYLGLCPFHNEKSPSFTVTPSKEIFKCFGCGQSGNAIKFIMEHEKYSYVEALRWLAQKYDVPIEETEVSPEVRQQQLMADSLYIINNFAREYFSNTLFNTEEGQNVGLSYFEERGFTQETIRKFQLGYSLNTWDAFTKTALAKGYNLDYLQKTGLVTVRNEQPGDNYRGRVIFPIHNQSGKVLGFGARILVKNDRAPKYVNSPENEIYVKNRVLYGTYFARHAIDKLNECLLVEGYTDVVSLHQAGIENVVASSGTSLTQHQLRLIKKYTNNLTILFDGDNAGVKAALRGLDMAIEEGLNVKLVLIPDKEDPDSYVQKIGADAFREFIANNKQDFVLFKLQISMQEAGNDSSRKSQLVNEIAETISKIDKTEDFTRQQDYIRQCSQLLKIDEQGLINLVNKFIRERFQKKEQQFNRENNNNNNAAPAMDDDLSPEAIAAMEAMENGGEPAVNFFNPDEKQERELVKILLRFGDKPFSEEDQSTVADYIFHLPYDFESLADNEMVKRILREYKVMYDQDSLPDKKWFLYHNDQEVATLVVAIMEDKEAELSTAWKDKFEIDTVYGDNAYLKDTISTTNYLILRKIRKMIMENQQEMERSTVFEDQIKCIEMHKHLKVLENELTQGLGTVIFR
- a CDS encoding dihydrofolate reductase codes for the protein MTLSIIVAASENNVIGINNHLPWHLPVDMKYFKDTTMGKPIVMGRKSFEELGRVLPGRPNIMITRQKDYTAEGLHIVPSLEAGIEKAKTFGTEEIFVTGGGEIFKMALSIVDRVYLTRVHATVQGDTYFPEFDPRGWKLVKNERHEKDEKHAHALTFQVWEREH
- a CDS encoding thymidylate synthase translates to MEQYLKLLQHIIDQGSVKTDRTGTGTTSCFGAQLRFNLQEGFPMVTTKKVHLKSIIYELLWFLNGDTNIKYLKDHGVSIWDEWADENGDLGPVYGKQWRSWETKDGKVIDQITEAVKTIKNNPDSRRIIVNAWNVGDLPDMALSPCHCLFQFYVAEGRLSCQLYQRSADVFLGVPFNIASYAILTMMMAQVCDLEPGDFVHTFGDVHLYSNHMEQAKLQLSRQPFELPVLKINPAVKDIFGFKFEDFELLNYQHHPHIKAPVAI
- a CDS encoding proline dehydrogenase family protein yields the protein MEKQLSLSFENTAIAFESKTDKALKKADFLFTNIGKPWLVKVGAAVTPFALKIGLPIKGLIRSTIFSQFCGGENLQEAAATASSLGKFHVGVALDYGVEAMEGEENYDHAVPEFVRAIEYAAGNPNIPFIAIKVTGFARFSLLEKLHANETLTPEEAAEYARVRQRIQTIAATAAKHKVGLLIDAEESWIQQPVDDLTEELMAQFNTTNAIVYNTFQMYRHDRLAFLKRSFEKAQQQGYLLGAKLVRGAYMEKERKRAEEMGYPSPIQPDKEATDRDYNAAVTFCMERLDKLAVFVGTHNEQSSMLAASLLHQQELPHNHPHVSFSQLLGMSDNITFNLAHAGYHVSKYLPYGPVKDVMPYLLRRAQENTSISGQVGRELGLIRKERKRRGI
- a CDS encoding FecR family protein, whose product is MPSNQQHSLTRRTAGFFVLIILCSGTFLFSCKQGKKTVLGGFQEAGVQYTTYEGAIGERKKVTLPGGISVILNSHSRLLVPPDFTTNHTLLLDGEAYFDTTAFPLTVKTNILVMTAKTPAAFKIRCFEAQQGATAYVLKGEVEVKKSYHSKTDTLPESLAIGNMVLANKEIDLMEKETYHPVDMETWLQDKLVFHDEPFMNAVRKLEEWYSTEIYVDGDPSHAGGVNGEFQGMTLKSVLEKMKETAKFSFDVKKNKVMIEF